The proteins below come from a single Vanessa tameamea isolate UH-Manoa-2023 chromosome 15, ilVanTame1 primary haplotype, whole genome shotgun sequence genomic window:
- the LOC113399046 gene encoding fasciclin-2 isoform X5 has translation MRSHRARATGVAALAVLLATITGCSSQTLRIFPIQKQQTVAVGKSVVLTCQADAPDPALVTQPQWRDPKGLIINEAAAGTRPEIYTEPMPAKQLQLLYISSITTAMAGNYTCEATYTNMPLSASVVLETFVAITWTNANENQYATKGKDFKVMCEVTAEPAPSVDWFKEGTPILTGDRYVIHANGLLINNVQESDDGTYTCRAVVIQTGELAERNIKLEVYTAPEMEERETKVEIKEGESAAITCKARGKPPPTYSWIKASTRENLGTTARFSVNENTGLLTFDRVEAGDYGKYICSAVNQAGHNETEIEVEVLVRPKIFELFNTTSAENTEGRLECKASGRPAPRISFRKLSNSERFLNGPNDDGRITIETSNRQTGDQMQSSAVITISKLNRTDDGLYECVAENEGGEARKNGHLTVQFKPSFEHMTNVPIWSWNSQPVNISCVAESIPNATIKWKFHEYDLVESPHVRIYGSGPISYVSVTPLDRSLYGIYKCIATNTLGEAEHIIQLREAFPPGPVVQARQETITATSVSFNIVGPAEEMGPPILAYTTQYKENGNFDWNLAMNRTWSVNSPYIIENLRPMFTYDFRFAAVNQVGVGSWGAPLTVIMPRRSPPEQPKWRETISSESLIHGKYADRYELQWRVPAHNGEPIDMYEISYCPVLKVSGEWRVSGESDCLTEELKSYEAINYEVRGLHPDTRYRMHVRAHNVLGFSLPAQLYVQTALGNPSGSPSTFQWAHNKMDILITLFLIYIFI, from the exons GATGTTCATCACAAACGTTGAGAATATTTCCGATACAGAAGCAGCAGACGGTGGCCGTGGGTAAGTCCGTGGTGCTGACCTGCCAAGCGGATGCTCCTGACCCAGCACTTGTGACGCAGCCTCAATGGCGTGACCCTAAAGgccttattataaatgaagcaGC AGCCGGCACCAGGCCTGAGATCTACACAGAACCGATGCCCGCTAAACAACTGCAGTTGCTCTACATATCGTCCATCACAACCGCAATGGCAGGCAATTACACGTGCGAAGCGACCTACACAAACATGCCTCTCAGCGCGAGCGTTGTCCTGGAAACATTCG TTGCTATAACCTGGACGAATGCGAATGAAAACCAATACGCTACAAAGGGAAAAGATTTCAAAGTAATGTGTGAGGTAACAGCTGAACCGGCGCCTTCAGTTGATTGGTTTAAGGAAGGAACACCT atattgacCGGTGACCGATATGTTATTCATGCAAATGGCTTGCTTATTAATAACGTTCAAGAAAGTGACGATGGAACTTATACTTGCCGGGCTGTAGTTATCCAAACGGGAGAATTAGCTGAGAGGAATATTAAACTTGAGGTTTATACTGCACCTGAAATGGAAGAACGTGAAACTAAAGTTGAAATAAAAGAAGGTGAATCTGCGGCGATTACGTGCAAAGCTAGAGGAAAACCACCTCCGACATATTCTTGGATTAAGGCTTCTACTCGAGAA aaCTTAGGAACTACGGCACGCTTCAGTGTAAATGAAAATACAGGACTCTTGACATTCGATAGAGTGGAAGCAGGAGATTATGGTAAATACATCTGCAGTGCTGTCAATCAAGCAGGACATAACGAAACGGAAATAGAAGTAGAAGTTTTAGTACGACCGAAAATTTTCGAACTATTTAATACCACATCAGCTGAAAATACTGAAGGAAGGTTAGAATGTAAAGCATCAGGACGTCCAGCGCCTCGGATCAGTTTTAGAAAACTTAGCAACAGTGAACGATTCTTGAATGGCCCTAATGATGATGGAAG AATTACGATCGAAACGAGTAATCGCCAAACTGGCGATCAAATGCAATCAAGTGCGGTCATAACAatatcgaaattaaatagaacggACGATGGATTATATGAATGTGTTGCTGAAAATGAAG GTGGCGAAGCAAGGAAAAATGGACATCTAACAGTTCAATTCAAACCATCGTTCGAACATATGACAAATGTGCCTATTTGGAGCTGGAATTCTCAACCTGTTAATATTAGTTGTGTCGCTGAAAGCATACCTAATGCTACTATTAAATGGAa ATTCCATGAATATGACTTGGTAGAGTCTCCTCATGTAAGGATCTACGGATCCGGGCCAATCAGTTATGTGTCTGTAACGCCTCTTGATAGGAGTCTTTATGGTATTTACAAGTGTATTGCTACGAATACTCTAGGTGAAGCGGAACACATTATTCAATTGCGAGAAGCTTTTCCACCTGGACCCGTTGTACag GCGAGGCAAGAAACAATAACGGCGACATCGGTATCATTCAATATAGTTGGCCCAGCCGAAGAAATGGGACCGCCAATATTGGCTTACACGACACAGTACAAGGAAAATGGGAACTTCGATTGGAATCTCGCTATGAACAGAACTTGGTCTGTCAACTCTCCGTACATTATTGAGAATTTAAGGCCAATGTTCACTTACGACTTTAGATTCGCGGCTGTCAATCAAGTTGGGGTTGGAAGCTGGGGAGCACCTCTCACCGTTATTATGCCCAgaag GTCACCACCGGAACAACCCAAATGGAGAGAAACTATCAGCTCAGAATCTCTTATACATGGAAAGTATGCTGATAGGTATGAGCTACAATGGAGAGTACCAGCTCACAACGGTGAACCTATCGACATGTACGAAATTAGCTACTGCCCA GTATTAAAGGTTAGTGGCGAATGGCGTGTATCTGGTGAATCAGATTGCCTAACTGAAGAGTTAAAATCCTACGAAGCGATCAATTACGAAGTACGAGGCTTACATCCAGATACCAGATACAGAATGCACGTTCGCGCTCATAATGTCCTTGGATTCTCCTTGCCTGCCCAACTCTACGTTCAAACTGCTCTCG gtaatCCAAGTGGAAGTCCAAGCACTTTCCAATGGGCTCACAATAAAATGGACATCttgattacattatttttaatatatatctttatataa